The proteins below come from a single Mycobacterium parmense genomic window:
- a CDS encoding acyl-CoA synthetase, whose translation MDRGIGSWATKRAFLSGDRTALVDDNRRITFTQLDERTNRLARALRALGVRKGDRVGGLLINSPAFIETMLAAAKLGAIFVPMNVRLAPAEVAYQLADSGADVLVYSNPLAPVARAAVSEDGVRVRHQMAVGGECLAGELSYDDVVNSEAPTAVGSDVAGHDIANLMYTSGTTGRPKGVMLTHDNHLWNVMNALTIGRGLRETDVTVAVAPMFHIGGLGVHTLPLLHVGGCSVLLPSFDPRQTLAMMAQEHATVQFMVPAMWAALMNVDGFEDHDLSALELAAAGGAPCPLTVIEFFQGRSLPFQEGFGMTETAPIVSFLDAEHVKEKAGSIGRTAFHVEARIVDDADNDVPVDEVGELVVRGPNVFAGYWGLPEATVQAFRGGWFHTGDLGRIDREGFITLVDRKKDMIISGGENVYPIEVEQVLYRHHAVREVAVVGVPHPRWGETPVAVVALQQDAAVNAEELIDYARERLAHFKCPSRVHVVPDLPRNATGKVLKTELRLQFGGEGLSVLR comes from the coding sequence ATGGACAGGGGTATTGGCAGTTGGGCGACGAAACGGGCCTTCCTGTCCGGCGACCGCACCGCCCTCGTTGACGATAACCGACGGATCACCTTCACTCAGCTCGATGAACGGACCAACCGGCTTGCGCGTGCCCTGCGAGCGCTCGGTGTCCGCAAGGGCGACAGGGTTGGCGGTCTCTTGATCAACAGTCCCGCGTTCATAGAAACGATGCTGGCGGCCGCGAAACTAGGCGCGATCTTCGTGCCCATGAACGTGCGGTTGGCGCCAGCAGAGGTGGCTTACCAGCTGGCCGACTCAGGCGCAGACGTGCTCGTGTATTCCAACCCGCTGGCCCCGGTCGCCCGCGCCGCGGTGTCAGAGGATGGGGTGCGGGTCCGCCACCAAATGGCCGTCGGCGGTGAATGCCTTGCCGGTGAGCTTTCCTACGACGACGTTGTGAACAGTGAAGCGCCCACAGCTGTGGGCTCCGACGTGGCGGGCCATGACATTGCAAATCTGATGTATACGTCCGGGACTACGGGGCGTCCCAAAGGTGTGATGCTCACCCACGACAACCATCTGTGGAACGTCATGAACGCGCTGACAATCGGGCGCGGGCTGCGTGAGACGGACGTGACCGTCGCCGTGGCTCCGATGTTCCACATCGGGGGACTCGGAGTGCACACGCTGCCGCTGCTGCATGTCGGCGGTTGCAGCGTGCTGCTGCCGTCCTTCGATCCGCGACAGACGCTGGCGATGATGGCCCAAGAGCATGCGACAGTGCAATTCATGGTTCCGGCGATGTGGGCCGCGCTGATGAACGTCGATGGATTCGAGGACCACGATTTGTCGGCTCTCGAACTGGCGGCTGCGGGTGGCGCACCGTGTCCGTTGACCGTCATCGAATTCTTCCAAGGACGCAGTCTGCCGTTCCAGGAGGGTTTCGGGATGACCGAAACCGCGCCTATCGTCTCATTCCTCGACGCTGAACACGTTAAGGAGAAGGCCGGATCGATCGGTCGGACGGCTTTTCACGTCGAAGCTCGTATCGTCGACGACGCCGACAACGACGTCCCCGTCGACGAGGTGGGCGAGTTAGTAGTGCGCGGCCCTAACGTATTCGCGGGCTACTGGGGTCTTCCCGAGGCGACAGTGCAAGCTTTTCGTGGCGGCTGGTTTCATACTGGCGACTTGGGCCGCATTGACCGAGAAGGTTTCATCACTCTGGTCGACCGAAAAAAAGACATGATCATCAGCGGTGGTGAGAACGTTTACCCGATCGAGGTGGAGCAGGTCCTCTACCGTCACCATGCCGTGCGCGAGGTCGCGGTTGTCGGTGTGCCGCATCCGCGTTGGGGCGAAACTCCGGTGGCCGTCGTGGCCCTTCAGCAGGATGCCGCCGTCAATGCAGAGGAGCTTATCGATTACGCTCGAGAACGCCTTGCCCACTTCAAATGCCCGTCACGAGTACATGTCGTTCCCGACTTGCCGCGAAACGCCACCGGCAAGGTGCTCAAGACGGAGCTTCGCCTGCAATTCGGCGGGGAGGGGCTTTCAGTTCTGCGTTGA
- a CDS encoding acyl-CoA dehydrogenase family protein, producing the protein MTDIEATTKHIAGTEGCAVPNDPWTTPERLALSQLARSFVAREITPKVTDWEEAGEIPRELHRKAADVGLLGVGFPENVGGSGGDAIDSALVTEAILACGGSTGVCAALFTHGIALPHIAANGSDALIDHYVRPTLAGDMIGSLAVTEPGAGSDVANLRTRAVRDGDTYVVNGAKTFITSGVRADFVTTAVRTGGPGYGGVSLLVIDKGTPGFKVDRRLDKMGWRCSDTAELSFFDVRVPAANLVGAENGGFLQIMQQFQSERLGIAVQAYATAERALKLAKGWARERQTFGKPLTARQVIRHKLAEMARQVDVARAYTRAVMQRWLAGEDVVTEVSMAKNTAVYACDYVVNEAVQIFGGMGYMRESEVERHYRDCRILGIGGGTNEIMNEIIAKRIGL; encoded by the coding sequence ATGACGGATATCGAAGCAACCACCAAACACATAGCCGGGACGGAAGGCTGCGCTGTGCCCAACGATCCGTGGACCACGCCGGAGCGGCTAGCACTGAGCCAGTTGGCGCGATCTTTCGTCGCTCGCGAGATAACACCGAAAGTGACGGATTGGGAGGAGGCAGGTGAAATCCCGCGCGAGCTGCACCGTAAGGCTGCCGATGTGGGACTTCTCGGGGTTGGATTCCCCGAGAACGTGGGAGGCAGCGGCGGCGACGCGATCGATTCGGCGTTGGTAACCGAGGCAATTCTGGCGTGCGGTGGGTCTACCGGCGTGTGCGCCGCGTTGTTCACCCACGGCATCGCGCTTCCGCACATCGCCGCGAATGGATCGGATGCCCTGATCGACCACTACGTTCGCCCCACCCTGGCCGGAGATATGATCGGCTCGCTGGCAGTCACCGAGCCCGGAGCGGGCTCAGATGTGGCGAACCTACGCACACGAGCAGTCCGCGATGGTGACACGTACGTGGTCAACGGTGCTAAGACCTTCATCACGAGCGGTGTCCGCGCCGACTTCGTGACTACCGCGGTGCGTACCGGGGGACCCGGGTACGGCGGAGTTTCGTTGCTGGTTATCGACAAGGGCACACCGGGGTTCAAGGTTGACCGCCGGCTGGACAAGATGGGATGGCGTTGCAGCGATACCGCAGAACTCTCGTTCTTTGACGTTCGCGTTCCCGCTGCGAACCTGGTGGGGGCAGAGAACGGCGGATTCTTGCAGATCATGCAGCAGTTTCAGTCGGAACGACTCGGCATTGCCGTGCAGGCATACGCGACGGCGGAGCGCGCGCTCAAATTAGCCAAGGGTTGGGCGCGCGAACGCCAGACTTTCGGGAAACCTCTGACGGCTCGTCAAGTGATCCGCCATAAGCTCGCGGAAATGGCCAGGCAGGTCGACGTCGCGCGCGCCTACACCCGCGCCGTGATGCAACGGTGGCTGGCCGGGGAGGATGTAGTCACTGAGGTGTCGATGGCCAAGAACACCGCCGTATACGCGTGCGATTATGTGGTGAATGAGGCGGTTCAAATCTTTGGTGGGATGGGTTATATGCGCGAGTCCGAAGTCGAACGGCATTACCGAGATTGCCGCATTCTCGGAATAGGCGGTGGCACCAACGAGATCATGAACGAGATCATCGCCAAGCGCATCGGCTTATAG